The following coding sequences are from one Rhipicephalus microplus isolate Deutch F79 chromosome 3, USDA_Rmic, whole genome shotgun sequence window:
- the LOC142802727 gene encoding uncharacterized protein LOC142802727 isoform X1: protein MTNTSFSATASWPTRHGSKCVQWAKNLLHDMPCEEATLSDIRLMRLPCNDRMTTPECPLCKHVETSECPLQQVISNLTQAHFEENSFEQNRADGWKKLKPNAVPTVFSFRPLPHHRKAPKERSGTALVSALDGGDVTIDGQAAAIGAMPSPGSLEPPEGQNRSSHETSSIAPVADETGLQGSSSGVQAGVSDPESANNSHAELNKQLADLTRKYSKLQELQTQANSTIQGFRKKVKKLESTIETLEKNMKFLNEDQIQALSRNSN, encoded by the exons atgacaaatacttctttttctgccacagcctcctggcccacccgacatggaagcaaatgtgtacaatgggcaaagaacctgctacatgacatgccttgtgaagaagcaaccctgagtgatatacgtcttatgag gctGCCATGCAATGAccggatgactacccccgaatgtccactctgcaagcacgttgaaacatctgaatgcccactacaacaggtcatctctaacctcacacaa GCTCATTTTGAAGAGAACAGCTTCGAGCAAAACAGAGCAGATGGGTGGAAAAAGTTAAAGCCGAATGCCGTGCCTACAGTGTTTTCCTTCAGAC CTTTGCCTCATCACAGGAAGGCACCAAAAGAAAGGAGTGGGACCGCTCTCGTATCAGCCCTAGATGGAGGCGACGTAACCATTGATGGCCAAGCAGCTGCGATCGGCGCAATGCCGTCGCCGGGCAGCCTTGAGCCGCCTGAAGGACAGAATCGCAGCTCACATGAAACAAGCTCAATAGCACCGGTAGCGGACGAAACAGGTCTGCAAGGCTCATCCAGTGGAGTGCAAGCTGGAGTGTCTGACCCGGAGTCTGCTAATAACTCTCACGCAGAATTAAATAAGCAGCTGGCAGACCTGACACGTAAATACAGCAAACTGCAAGAATTGCAGACCCAGGCAAACTCAACAATCCAAGGCTTCCGAAAAAAAGTTAAGAAGCTCGAAAGTACCATAGAAACCTTAGAAAAGAACATGAAATTTCTGAACGAGGACCAAATACAGGCACTGTCGCGCAACAGCAACTAA
- the LOC142802727 gene encoding uncharacterized protein LOC142802727 isoform X2, translating into MPCEEATLSDIRLMRLPCNDRMTTPECPLCKHVETSECPLQQVISNLTQAHFEENSFEQNRADGWKKLKPNAVPTVFSFRPLPHHRKAPKERSGTALVSALDGGDVTIDGQAAAIGAMPSPGSLEPPEGQNRSSHETSSIAPVADETGLQGSSSGVQAGVSDPESANNSHAELNKQLADLTRKYSKLQELQTQANSTIQGFRKKVKKLESTIETLEKNMKFLNEDQIQALSRNSN; encoded by the exons atgccttgtgaagaagcaaccctgagtgatatacgtcttatgag gctGCCATGCAATGAccggatgactacccccgaatgtccactctgcaagcacgttgaaacatctgaatgcccactacaacaggtcatctctaacctcacacaa GCTCATTTTGAAGAGAACAGCTTCGAGCAAAACAGAGCAGATGGGTGGAAAAAGTTAAAGCCGAATGCCGTGCCTACAGTGTTTTCCTTCAGAC CTTTGCCTCATCACAGGAAGGCACCAAAAGAAAGGAGTGGGACCGCTCTCGTATCAGCCCTAGATGGAGGCGACGTAACCATTGATGGCCAAGCAGCTGCGATCGGCGCAATGCCGTCGCCGGGCAGCCTTGAGCCGCCTGAAGGACAGAATCGCAGCTCACATGAAACAAGCTCAATAGCACCGGTAGCGGACGAAACAGGTCTGCAAGGCTCATCCAGTGGAGTGCAAGCTGGAGTGTCTGACCCGGAGTCTGCTAATAACTCTCACGCAGAATTAAATAAGCAGCTGGCAGACCTGACACGTAAATACAGCAAACTGCAAGAATTGCAGACCCAGGCAAACTCAACAATCCAAGGCTTCCGAAAAAAAGTTAAGAAGCTCGAAAGTACCATAGAAACCTTAGAAAAGAACATGAAATTTCTGAACGAGGACCAAATACAGGCACTGTCGCGCAACAGCAACTAA
- the LOC142802725 gene encoding uncharacterized protein LOC142802725 produces the protein MNLKCLRKSMLLLLARELSLEVSDSQRKPELIEAILALGAEDDELSECVEEIQERQAAEAERKAAEAEGKAAEAEADKIRKHELEMKRLELEISHNSRAGGSEASGTAERVRFKIMDLMRWYKLGEDIGLFLVNFERTCERQGFDQGTWPQRLLSLLPGEASEVIARLTKEEADEYSEIKSSLLEKYRLSAERFRQKFRNAVKENDSYPEFAYKLMANMGEWLKEAKAYGNHDKVLECTGLEQFCQKLPEKVRFWVQDRPDVNTVTKAAELPEEFVTRRALGASSEPKREIFLRPNKAPFRKQPTSLAQKGEENKASNHRASAEASKRKFEAKKPAACFNCHETRHFTIHCPKEKVAFLSINEADENMKLLEPYMYDLTVNGKQCRVLRDSAATMDVVHSSFVQCGQYSGDCAWIRQAVEANSQCLPVAKVVLKGAFGTLETEAAVSPYLPPQYPYLFSNKSDQMLKEKGLTLGEGIVQALTRSKARALAARATFTEANKPQIDKGPGCELDTTVTNRLVREQAAEAVVAEATIPKGDDEPPLELEGVNYASLTEQIENSVAPKPIPGSTEDSTEGDTFQVLGTTKE, from the coding sequence atgaatctgaaatgcctgcgaaagtccatgttgttgctacttgcaagggagttgagtctggaggtgtcggactctcaaagaaagccagagctgatagaggcgattctcgcattgggggcggaggatgatgagctgtcagaatgtgttgaggagattcaggagaggcaagcggcagaggccgaaagaaaggcggccgaggccgaaggaaaggcggcggaggccgaggcagataagatacgaaagcacgagcttgaaatgaagcgcctcgagctagagattagccataatagtagagcaggaggcagtgaggcatccggtaccgcagagcgggtcaggttcaaaataaTGGACCTAATGAGAtggtacaagctaggggaggacattgggctgttcctcgtcaactttgagagaacttgcgaAAGGCAAGGTTTTGACCAGGGGACATGGCcccaacgcttgttgtccctacttccgggggaggcatctgaagtaatcgcgcgcctgacgaaagaggaggctgacgagtacagtgagataaagtcgagccttctcgagaaatacaggttgtcagcggaacgtttcagacaaaaatttcgcaacgccgtaaaagagaatgattcatacccggagtttgcttacaagttaatggccaacatgggggagtggctcaaagaggcaaaggcgtatgggaatcatgacaaggtgctcgagtgtaccggtctggaacaattctgtcaaaagttaccagaaaaggtgaggttctgggtgcaggatagaccagacgtgaacaccgtaacgaaagccgcagagctccctgaagaattcgttacgcgccgcgcactcggggcaagcagcgagcctaaaagggaaataTTCCTACGACcaaataaggcgccgtttagaaaacaaccgacaagtctcgcacaaaagggtgaggaaaacaaggcatctaaccataGGGCGtcagcagaggcaagcaaaaggaaatttgaggcgaaaaaaccggcggcttgtttcaattgccacgaaacaagGCACTTCACGAtacattgcccgaaagaaaaggtggcctttttatctataaatgaagccgacgagaacatgaagttgttagagccctatatgtacgaccttaccgtgaacggtaagcagtgtcgggttcttagagactccgcagccactatggacgtagttcattcGTCCTTTGTTCAGTgtggacagtattcaggagactgtgcctggattagacaagccgtagaagcaaacagtcagtgccttcccgtagctaaagttgtccttaaaggcgcatttggtacgttggaaacggaagccgcggtatcgccatatctaccccctcagtatccttacttattttcaaacaagtcagatcaaatgctgaaggagaaaggtctaacgttgggagaaggcatagtgcaggcactgactagatcgaaggcacgtgcgctggctgcgagagcaacattcactgaggcaaacaagcctcaaatcgacaaagggcctggttgcgagttggacaccacggtaacaaatcgacttgtgcgagaacaggctgcagaagccgtagtcgcggaggcaaccattcctaaaggcgacgatgaacctcctctcgaattggaaggggtcaattacgcctcgttgaccgagcaaatagaaaattccgttgctcccaagccgattcctggtagtacagaggatagcacagagggtgacacattccaggtactaggaactacaaaagagtag